aaaaaaatacaatacaTAATTACATTCTCAAAATGCAACCTTATactgaataaaaaaataaaaaatcatacacATAGTCGTGCATCACGGAGATGCAACTTAGTATTAGCCTCAACTAATACGATGGATTGGTGTTAACTTTGAAAAAGgacaatatatatattagaacatttataaaaaaaaatagggaTATTGAAAGAAAATCTTATCAGAGAAGGCGCGCCCATACTTTCTAGTTACATGAACACAACCCCAAATTTTTGTGTCGGCAAACACACAgaagaaaattaatttgatcatataatttaattattattattattttatttgtatatgtatacccagatattttttattagggGTTGtgtttgaataaatattatcgGATTCTAAAATTTTGACACTCTATGTGAATAACcaaagataagaaaaataaaatttcatgtaAACAACCAAACAGACAACTAAGATCTCGTACGAAAATCCCATAACAAAAAACTCATTCCCCTCAAAAACTAAAAATGGACTAATAATCACCTTGAAAGCATCTATTGTTTtcattatcatttaaaattcgATGCATGTAGCTTCACATAAATTGCGGTAATAATGCATCGAAACATGAGAATGCAATAGTTTGATTAGCTTTCCAAACATACATTTATTAGCATTCAAAATTTTCTTAGTGGCACCACACAAATGGTCCAAGATAGAAATTGGAGAGTTCGCCCACTGTGCGGTGAGGAGCATGTGAGGAAAACAAtttgtcaaaaacaaaattaaaggaaaaaagaaaattagaagCAACAGGGACAACTAAACAAGAAGTCAAATTTTTAATAGAAGCACATTAATACAATAACATAGCTTTGAAAAGAAGTAAACATTCTGCAGGCTTTATTGTAGCACACCAAGAATACATCAGAGGACATATTCTATAGCTATGACAAATCCATCCAATAGTATTTGATTTACAGAGCTACTTATCTCACATAGAAATTGAGCCAAATGTTTTAGCAACAGTTACTGTGCTTTAATCTCAGATGGTGCTTCACCTTCCCAGAAGGCGGTTGGCTTCCCGGTTTTGGAAACTGTCTTCAGAACTGTGTCTGGCTCGACATTTCCTTTCACTACCACTTTCTGTTCCTTCAAATCAATGTCATATGATTCCACACCTATAAATAAAAGAACTGGTTATTATTTACAATGTTGCAAGGGAATCCTTGATTGATATGTTGTTATTGTATAATATTAAGATTCAGTCTCTGCCAGTTCTCGGAGCTATGGGTTGAAGGAGTTAAAATTCCAGTGAAGAggaaaatattaacataatgGATAATATACTAACATTTGCATATTAAAAAAGTCTCAGCAAGTTTACTTCTATCATGTTCTTGCACCAAGGAAGCAAAACAATTTGGCCTTGAAACTTACATTAtttccttatatatatatatatatatatatatatatatatatatgtatagtATTGATTGCAACAGTTTTTCATCTGGCTAAAGAAAAAGTATATTGGATAATTGAAGAAATAAATAGAACCAAAATCACAGCAGATTCAACATATTTAGGGGAAGAGGAGGAGAAATGTGGAGCTTTTCTGTTGACTGAAAACAAAACAGGATAGGTAGATGCTTTAATCTACTACTCTAACAAAAGACAAGAGggagaaaaaaaattctactgATTGTCGCAGATTAATATTTTCATGATTGAAAACTTGAGAGGGCGGATATTAGCCCTAAACTAGTAAAGGTCGGATGATATACTACTAGCCTACTAGATAATGTGTGATTTAACGTGCTCAATTgttcttctcttttctttgtgATCATTGTTGTCAATGGTGGATCACGAAAAATAACGGTTTGATCAAATTCCGCTATGTTTCCGTGTTGTAGCACCACTATAACCCCTATTTGACAATAATTTGTACCTAAATAGCATACTGGAgaacaatataatttttctcaaattccGTACGCTATTGCGTTATAGCTCCGCAATAGCGGTATTTGACAATATTGTTTGTGACATATTCAAACATATTTCAAAAATGACTGAAAGGATAGTTGAATATCTGGCAAATGCCATATAACTCACACCCATAAAGCAGATTATAAAATAAAGGGGAGGAAACTTCAGAATAAAAGAAACAGCAGA
The genomic region above belongs to Cicer arietinum cultivar CDC Frontier isolate Library 1 chromosome 4, Cicar.CDCFrontier_v2.0, whole genome shotgun sequence and contains:
- the LOC101489829 gene encoding copper transport protein ATX1-like, producing the protein MSQTVVLKVGMSCEGCVGAVKRVLGKLDGVESYDIDLKEQKVVVKGNVEPDTVLKTVSKTGKPTAFWEGEAPSEIKAQ